In the Ursus arctos isolate Adak ecotype North America unplaced genomic scaffold, UrsArc2.0 scaffold_19, whole genome shotgun sequence genome, one interval contains:
- the PINLYP gene encoding phospholipase A2 inhibitor and Ly6/PLAUR domain-containing protein isoform X1, with protein MRTPMKPGPFLLAFTLLCTLLGLGCPLSCEVCRGSGPTCSGKMKACEAGKDACVVIVGESSTKGHQSLNTYKACMKYSDCYTGFVSTTMGPKDYMVSNTRCCQSDGCNHGSVPPPQNNRTENGLQCPACIAPFQETCPGTQAARCVGQETHCVYFAGNVQAGLINPKFATRGCATESACYAKAGAQVPSASYLYFLRRADCLPAPQTPGRVE; from the exons ATGAGGACTCCCATGAAACCGGGGCCCTTCCTGCTGGCCTTCACGCTGCTCTGCACCCTCCTGGGTCTGG GGTGCCCGCTGAGCTGTGAAGTGTGCAGGGGCTCCGGGCCCACTTGCAGCGGGAAAATGAAGGCTTGTGAGGCCGGCAAAGACGCATGCGTGGTCATCGTCGGGGAGTCGAGCACAA AGGGCCACCAGTCACTGAACACCTACAAGGCCTGTATGAAGTACAGCGACTGCTACACGGGCTTCGTGTCCACCACGATGGGCCCCAAGGACTACATGGTGTCCAACACGCGCTGCTGCCAGAGCGACGGCTGCAACCATGGCTCCGTGCCCC ctccccagaaCAATCGTACTGAGAACGGCCTCCAGTGCCCAGCCTGCATTGCACCCTTTCAGGAGACATGCCCTGGGACCCAGGCAGCCCGCTGTGTTGGCCAGGAAACCCACTGCGTCTACTTCGCTGGCAACGTGCAGGCGG GTCTCATCAACCCCAAATTTGCCACTCGGGGCTGTGCTACCGAGAGTGCCTGCTACGCCAAGGCCGGGGCCCAGGTGCCATCAGCCTCTTATCTCTACTTCCTCCGCCGAGCAGACTGCCTTCCAGCGCCCCAGACCCCTGGCAGAGTGGAGTGA
- the PINLYP gene encoding phospholipase A2 inhibitor and Ly6/PLAUR domain-containing protein isoform X2 produces MKACEAGKDACVVIVGESSTKGHQSLNTYKACMKYSDCYTGFVSTTMGPKDYMVSNTRCCQSDGCNHGSVPPPQNNRTENGLQCPACIAPFQETCPGTQAARCVGQETHCVYFAGNVQAGLINPKFATRGCATESACYAKAGAQVPSASYLYFLRRADCLPAPQTPGRVE; encoded by the exons ATGAAGGCTTGTGAGGCCGGCAAAGACGCATGCGTGGTCATCGTCGGGGAGTCGAGCACAA AGGGCCACCAGTCACTGAACACCTACAAGGCCTGTATGAAGTACAGCGACTGCTACACGGGCTTCGTGTCCACCACGATGGGCCCCAAGGACTACATGGTGTCCAACACGCGCTGCTGCCAGAGCGACGGCTGCAACCATGGCTCCGTGCCCC ctccccagaaCAATCGTACTGAGAACGGCCTCCAGTGCCCAGCCTGCATTGCACCCTTTCAGGAGACATGCCCTGGGACCCAGGCAGCCCGCTGTGTTGGCCAGGAAACCCACTGCGTCTACTTCGCTGGCAACGTGCAGGCGG GTCTCATCAACCCCAAATTTGCCACTCGGGGCTGTGCTACCGAGAGTGCCTGCTACGCCAAGGCCGGGGCCCAGGTGCCATCAGCCTCTTATCTCTACTTCCTCCGCCGAGCAGACTGCCTTCCAGCGCCCCAGACCCCTGGCAGAGTGGAGTGA
- the IRGQ gene encoding immunity-related GTPase family Q protein, producing MPPPRGDVTALFLGPPGCGKSALIAALCDGNVETIEIPEGRPDSGIPSLRAAGPGLFLGELSCPPAEPGPWAAEANVLVLVLPGPEGNGEPLAPALGEAARAALARGTPLLAVRNLRPGNLENEAQARDQTEALLNSAGLGAAALFVLPADCGSRDGCKELERLRATLRSQAEVLQRLLPPVQDGFEVLGAAELEAVREAFETGGLEAALSWVRAGLERLGSARLDLAVAGKADVSLVLNLLLGLDPSDPDDEPVFTSAGPTPYPAPERPNVVLWNVPLGSAGTAATPHPTHYDALILVTPGAPTEKDWAQVRPFVLPDAPLVCVRTDGEGEDPECLEEEEKSEKPSSESLENAGTEGLKNACSEGREKRGTGLQKGRGEESEKAGSGEGSEKAGSESLPRVGGGGKKSGSGDSERAAALSPEDETWEVLEEAPPPVFPLRPGGLPGLCEWLRRALPPAQAGALLLALPPASPHGARMKAAALRAGAWRPALLASLAAAAAPVPGLGWACDVALLRGQLAEWRRALGLEPAALARRERALGLAPGELAERTRFPGPVTRAEVEARLGAWAGEGTAGGAALGALSFLWPAGGAAATGGLGYRAAHGVLLQALDEMQADAEAVLAPRGPAQ from the exons ATGCCACCGCCACGGGGTGACGTGACCGCCTTGTTCCTGGGGCCTCCGGGCTGTGGCAAGTCCGCGCTGATCGCAGCGCTGTGCGACGGGAATGTGGAGACGATAGAGATTCCCGAGGGACGGCCGGACTCCGGGATCCCCAGCCTGCGAGCTGCGGGCCCTGGCCTCTTCCTGGGCGAGCTGAGCTGTCCACCCGCAGAGCCCGGGCCCTGGGCCGCGGAGGCCAATGTGCTGGTATTGGTGCTGCCCGGCCCCGAGGGGAACGGGGAACCCTTGGCCCCAGCGCTGGGAGAGGCAGCGCGGGCCGCCCTGGCCCGAGGGACCCCGCTGCTGGCTGTGCGGAACCTCCGTCCtggaaatttggaaaatgaagCCCAGGCCCGGGATCAGACAGAGGCCCTACTGAACAGCGCAGGGCTGGGGGCCGCCGCTCTCTTCGTGCTGCCGGCCGACTGCGGCAGCAGAGATGGCTGCAAGGAATTGGAGCGCCTGCGGGCGACGCTGCGGAGCCAAGCGGAGGTGCTGCAAAG GCTCCTTCCACCCGTTCAGGATGGCTTCGAGGTGCTGGGTGCGGCGGAGCTGGAGGCTGTGCGTGAGGCCTTTGAGACCGGTGGCCTGGAGGCGGCGCTGTCGTGGGTTCGCGCTGGCCTGGAGCGGCTGGGCAGCGCGCGGCTGGACCTGGCCGTGGCCGGCAAGGCTGATGTGAGCCTTGTGCTGAACTTGCTGCTCGGGTTGGATCCCAGTGACCCAGATGACGAGCCTGTTTTCACGTCCGCGGGGCCCACGCCCTACCCGGCCCCAGAGCGTCCCAACGTGGTGCTCTGGAACGTGCCTCTGGGCTCCGCGGGCACTGCTGCCACCCCCCATCCGACCCACTACGACGCCCTCATCCTCGTCACCCCGGGGGCCCCCACTGAGAAGGACTGGGCTCAGGTTCGGCCCTTCGTGCTGCCAGATGCGCCGCTGGTCTGCGTGCGAACAGACGGCGAGGGCGAGGATCCAGAGTgcctggaggaagaggaaaagtcaGAGAAGCCCAGCTCCGAGAGCTTAGAGAACGCAGGCACAGAGGGGTTGAAGAATGCATGCAGTGAGGGAAGGGAGAAACGTGGCACTGGATTGCAGAAAGGTAGAGGGGAAGAGTCCGAGAAAGCAGGCAGCGGGGAAGGTTCAGAGAAAGCAGGCAGTGAGAGTTTGCCGCGTGTTGGCGGCGGCGGGAAGAAATCGGGCAGTGGGGACTCAGAGCGTGCGGCCGCACTGAGCCCAGAGGATGAGACGTGGGAGGTGCTGGAGGAGGCACCGCCGCCCGTGTTCCCCCTGCGGCCTGGCGGCCTCCCCGGGCTCTGCGAGTGGCTGCGGCGCGCGCTCCCCCCCGCCCAGGCGGGGGCGCTGCTGCTGGCGCTGCCACCCGCGTCTCCCCATGGGGCCCGAATGAAGGCTGCGGCCCTGCGGGCCGGGGCGTGGCGGCCGGCTCTGCTGGCTAgcctggcggcggcggcggcacccGTGCCGGGGCTAGGCTGGGCGTGCGACGTGGCGCTTCTGCGGGGCCAGCTGGCGGAGTGGCGGCGGGCTCTGGGGCTCGAACCTGCGGCGCTGGCTCGACGCGAGCGCGCGTTAGGCTTGGCTCCAGGGGAGCTGGCAGAGCGGACGCGCTTCCCGGGCCCGGTGACGCGCGCCGAGGTGGAGGCGAGGCTGGGCGCGTGGGCGGGCGAGGGCACCGCAGGGGGCGCGGCGCTGGGCGCCCTTTCCTTCCTGTGGCCGGCGGGCGGGGCGGCGGCCACCGGCGGCCTGGGTTACCGCGCGGCGCATGGTGTCCTGCTGCAGGCCCTCGACGAGATGCAGGCCGATGCGGAGGCGGTGCTGGCACCCCGTGGGCCCGCGCAGTGA